The genome window AATCTAATTTAATTTAAAAAGTGATGTTAAGAATTTTTCCTAGCATCACTTCTACTTTCTGTTTAACTTATTTTTTTAACTGCCTCGTGAACCATCTTCACTACATAACTCTCTTCCCCGCCATCCAAGTTTCATTCACGTGAATATTTTTAAGTTCACTATGAGCAACTGTAAAGATATCATCATTTAAGATAACAAAGTCCGCTGCCTTTCCTACTTCAAGCGTTCCATTATCATCAAAGCCGCCAATCTTAGCACCATCCCGAGTATAACCAAGAATAGCTTGTGGAACTGTAATTGCTTCTTCTGCGTTAACAATATCGTCATTAGCTGCCTTTCTCGTTACAGCCGCATAAATACTATAAAACGGGCTATCAGGTTCTGCCCATGGCGTACATGGGGCATCCGAACTCAAACCTAACATTGCTTGAGAATTTAACATTGTTTTGACGCGGTAAGCTAATTTAAACTGTGCTGGAGAAAGGTAATGCCGATAGGATTCATCTTCTGCAAAGAAAAAGATTGGTTGCGTGACTAACGCATAGTTCATTTTACTATTGGCAATCTTTGCAAACATTTGATCAGTCATTAAGGAGGCATGCTCAATTCTTACTGATGGCATCGTTGTTAGCCATGGCTCCATCTCTTTTGTTACATCAATTACTGTTTGAATTGCTTTATCGCCCATCGCATGCACAGCTAGTTGAAGCTTATTATCACGAGCCATCTTTACTGCTCGCTTAAGCTTTTCCACTGAAGTCAAACTAACTCCCATTTTTCCCGATGGATAAGGATCAGTATTATAGGCCGTTTCACCAGAAATACTCCCATCCATAAAGACTTTAATTCCAGCAACGCGGAGTTTTTCATCCCCGCTTGGTTGCAGTCCA of Limosilactobacillus reuteri subsp. reuteri contains these proteins:
- a CDS encoding amidohydrolase; the protein is MTQTFINGKIFVGDTEDHFVNSMVVEDGTVKRIGDNLPNEGEVIDLQGQTVLPGLIDCHTHPKYIADALHGVACTPPNVNSIKEMQEALRNSPAYGQGEDGWIEGWGFDETKLAEHRSPNRDDLDAVSTTQPIFIYRSDCHSSVGNSKALELAGIDENTPDPVGGKIERFADGRPTGFMREVAASQLLIRAKSAQSYENDVANMVNSSEHYLKEGIVAIGEMMGRMKPYTSLKLYQDAVKQGFGPKASIYYVFDEIDPQVGLQPSGDEKLRVAGIKVFMDGSISGETAYNTDPYPSGKMGVSLTSVEKLKRAVKMARDNKLQLAVHAMGDKAIQTVIDVTKEMEPWLTTMPSVRIEHASLMTDQMFAKIANSKMNYALVTQPIFFFAEDESYRHYLSPAQFKLAYRVKTMLNSQAMLGLSSDAPCTPWAEPDSPFYSIYAAVTRKAANDDIVNAEEAITVPQAILGYTRDGAKIGGFDDNGTLEVGKAADFVILNDDIFTVAHSELKNIHVNETWMAGKRVM